In Nomia melanderi isolate GNS246 chromosome 4, iyNomMela1, whole genome shotgun sequence, the following are encoded in one genomic region:
- the LOC116434693 gene encoding voltage-dependent calcium channel subunit alpha-2/delta-3 isoform X1: MFLPVKRFFRCGVLLVLLWIKSSYQQEEDIPHIEVKNWALKFGVDLWEFGKQVTKMSEIQRKYHEMNAEIVKKDGLVLVREMAAEVKNMLDFKMNAVMRLVESAEQAAVSAPRDGNVSPKYYSSQRFDTFSGDGKSSATGQENFLFSSRHFDHLPINLTFSTVLMPAGIKDDYREVTADIQWSEYLDLLFVNNYESDPSLSWQYYGATSGFLRRFPAISWPPSEERASNSKRTASRVLRDVYDFRISNWFVGAANSPKDLAILVDIECYASERIKRLTVATVQTILDTLGPNDYANVYRYGDTAEEIVQCFKDSLVQASPENVQELKIAASSLKHEETPTNISAALGTVFEILHRYNRTGQGSQCNQAIMLITADNAGLPTDVIKRYNWPHMPVRIFTYLVGGDKSPELHDTACANKGFYTRITHLEEIKSKVFEYVKVLARPMVLYQHDHPIHWSPVYVGGKSGRYGREDNGQLMTSVTAPILDRRNYTVKTANLLGIVGTDVPVEEIQKLVPPYKLGVNGYSFIVDNNGRVLYHPDLRPLPGSIDYEETLKPTYVSVDLSEVELAEHDDPSHPLNNSLLLDLRHDMIDQKEGETGFAIKIHYDNMRRVTIRRHNYFYKPIEGTPFSLGLALPDVYGMFELLAEQEIKHAIINVTEYFKGSNWKVHPDWVYCEYNSASEKWFSTPEERVLYFLSRTRSPGWKWMSLRPRSPSSHHKQASKPDKDSYYCDKRLVQSLVLDALVTDGFDKRGAMHKEENQSPIAILMALLHSQGKGRFGVTRSFIATRSGLFRWHEHQQSNEEPTDEPPFAEKYVRAMDSSWYKRAVDQHSIEPESFVFSVPFDAADSPNPLVTATHAVFIGKGHKAPAAVVGLQFQHSSLASHFINITSTCSGTDCKKTCASEELDCYILDNNGFIIISERHDHTGKFFGEIDGTIMDSLVQDKIFRKVTVTDYQGKCNPQESHQSAAPKTFPESVATTVAIFGHMLWNLVFGFNMQNLWQIVFALAGESVRNFDDDTIFPDTPEKARELASLVDADSTGEPFTDENQIFPRLPSVAAASPASPGSTRATSAYYPQRKLRTCEKKTDLYILQPERLNTSGLSDPLKGKLTNCHVTGCERPFSVQKIRHTNLILLVVDTLCPCGSKQLSIEPIEALAKTGACTARRERLYRRRPPKCINYHPEELEIKVCGSASRSWNSPFVIFTAITTVVLTSRLA, translated from the exons atgtttttacCCGTCAAAAGATTCTTTCGCTGCGGAGTGTTGTTAGTACTGTTATGGATCAAATCGAGTTACCAACAGGAAGAAGACATACCTCATATCGA AGTAAAAAACTGGGCCCTGAAATTCGGCGTAGACTTGTGGGAGTTTGGCAAACAGGTCACGAAAATGAGCGAGATACAGAGG AAGTATCACGAAATGAACGCCGAGATTGTGAAGAAGGACGGCCTAGTCTTGGTACGGGAAATGGCAGCCGAGGTGAAGAATATGTTGGACTTTAAGATGAACGCTGTCATG AGGTTGGTGGAGAGCGCCGAGCAAGCAGCTGTATCCGCGCCTAGAGACGGAAACGTATCGCCCAAGTATTATTCGTCGCAACGCTTCGATACTTTTTCGGGAGACGGGAAATCCTCGGCGACCGGTCAGGAGAATTTTCTCTTCTCCAGTCGGCACTTTGACCATTTGCCAATCAATCTCACGTTCTCGACAGTGTTGATGCCTGCCGGAATCAAAGACGATT ATCGCGAAGTAACCGCAGACATTCAATGGAGCGAATATTTGGATTTGTTATTCGTAAACAACTACGAGAGCGATCCTTCTCTGTCCTGGCAGTACTATGGCGCGACTTCCGGATTCTTGCGACGTTTTCCGG CAATCTCTTGGCCCCCCTCCGAGGAACGAGCATCCAACTCGAAAAGAACCGCGAGTCGCGTCCTGCGAGATGTCTACGACTTTCGCATCTCGAATTGGTTTGTCGGAGCTGCAAACAGTCCGAAAGACTTGGCTATACTAGTCGATATCGAATGCTACGCGTCCGAAAGGATCAAACGATTAACCGTAGCCACCGTTCAAACTATCCTTGACACTTTGGGCCCCAACGACTACGCGAACGTTTATCGTTACGGCGATACGGCGGAGGAGATTGTTCAATGCTTCAAAGACAGTTTAGTTCAAGCATCCCCGGAGAATGTACAAGAGCTGAAAATAGCGGCCAGCTCGCTGAAACACGAAGAAACGCCGACAAACATATCGGCTGCCCTTGGGACTGTTTTCGAGATTCTTCATAGATACAACAGGACAGGACAAGGAAGTCAATGTAACCAAGCGATTATGCTGATCACTGCGGATAACGCCGGATTACCTACGGACGTGATCAAACGATACAATTGGCCTCACATGCCTGTTCGTATCTTTACGTATCTCGTAGGCGGCGACAAGAGCCCAGAATTGCACGATACCGCTTGTGCCAACAAAG GATTTTATACGAGAATCACGCACCTCGAAGAAATCAAGAGCAAAGTCTTTGAATACGTAAAGGTCCTCGCACGTCCCATGGTACTTTACCAGCACGACCATCCTATTCACTGGAGTCCAGTTTACGTCGGTGGCAAA AGCGGCAGATACGGCAGAGAAGATAACGGCCAGCTAATGACATCGGTCACAGCACCCATTTTAGATCGTCGAAATTACACG GTGAAAACAGCCAATTTGTTGGGTATCGTCGGCACCGATGTACCCGTCGAAGAAATACAAAAACTCGTCCCTCCTTACAAG TTGGGCGTCAATGGATATTCCTTCATAGTCGACAATAATGGTCGAGTTTTATATCATCCGGACTTGCGCCCTTTG CCCGGAAGCATAGAT TACGAAGAAACATTGAAACCTACGTACGTAAGCGTAGATTTGTCGGAAGTCGAGCTCGCCGAGCACGATGATCCGTCGCACCCATTGAACAATTCCCTTCTTCTCGAC TTGAGGCATGATATGATCGATCAAAAGGAAGGAGAGACTGGTTTCGCGATCAAAATTCATTACGACAACATG AGAAGAGTTACCATTAGACGAcacaattacttttataagCCGATCGAGGGTACGCCGTTTTCGTTGGGTCTGGCATTGCCCGATGTTTACGGCATGTTCGAACTGTTGGCCGAACAAGAAATTAAACATGCCATTATAAACG TGACCGAATACTTCAAGGGAAGCAATTGGAAGGTTCACCCCGATTGGGTGTACTGCGAATACAATTCGGCTTCGGAAAAATGGTTTTCTACCCCGGAAGAACGCGTTCTATATTTTCTCTCTCGAACGCGAAGTCCGGGGTGGAAATGGATGTCCTTGAGACCAAGGAGTCCAAGCTCGCACCACAAACAAGCGAGCAAGCCCGACAAAGATTCGTACTACT GTGATAAGAGATTAGTGCAGTCTCTAGTGTTGGACGCGTTGGTTACCGATGGCTTCGACAAAAGAGGTGCGATGCACAAAGAGGAGAATCAAAG CCCTATTGCCATACTGATGGCTCTGCTGCACAG TCAAGGAAAAGGCAGATTCGGCGTGACACGGAGCTTCATAGCGACCAGAAGCGGTCTGTTTCGTTGGCACGAGCATCAGCAAAGCAACGAAGAACCTACCGATGAACC ACCGTTTGCCGAGAAGTACGTGAGAGCAATGGATTCCTCGTGGTACAAACGTGCCGTCGATCAGCATTCGATAGAACCGGAAAGTTTCGTTTTCAGCGTGCCCTTTGATGCCG CCGACAGCCCCAATCCTTTGGTCACTGCTACGCACGCGGTATTCATCGGGAAAGGACACAAGGCACCAGCGGCGGTCGTTGGTCTTCAATTTCAACATTCTTCGTTGGCATCCCACTTTATCAATATTACTTCCACG TGTAGCGGCACGGATTGTAAAAAAACTTGTGCTTCCGAAGAACTGGACTGTTACATTTTGGACAATAACGGATTCATAATCATCAGTGAGCGGCACGATCACACCGGTAAATTTTTCGGGGAAATCGACGGTACCATTATGGATTCCTTGGTTCAAGACAAGATTTTCAG GAAGGTGACGGTGACCGACTATCAGGGAAAATGTAATCCTCAAGAGTCTCATCAGTCCGCGGCCCCAAAAACTTTCCCCGAATCTGTCGCCACAACGGTCGCCATATTCGGACACATGCTTTGGAACTTGGTATTCGGTTTCAATATGCAAAACTTGTGGCAGATCGTTTTCGCGCTAGCCGGCGAGTCGGTGCGGAATTTCGACG ACGACACGATTTTCCCAGATACACCGGAGAAGGCACGGGAACTCGCTTCGCTCGTGGATGCGGACTCTACCGGTGAACCGTTCACGGACGAGAACCAAATATTTCCCAGGCTTCCGTCGGTCGCTGCTGCGTCTCCCGCCTCTCCTGGCTCGACACGGGCCACGTCCGCTTACTACCCGCAACGGAAACTGAGAACCTGCGAGAAGAAAACCGATCTGTACATTTTACAACCCGAACGGCTCAACACTAGCGGGCTGAGCGATCCTCTGAAGGGAAAATTGACAAACTGTCACGTAACCGGCTGTGAAAG ACCGTTCAGCGTACAGAAAATTCGACACACGAATCTGATACTGTTGGTGGTGGATACTTTGTGTCCATGCGGTAGTAAACAGCTTAGCATCGAACCCATAGAAGCGCTCGCAAAGACCGGAGCTTGCACCGCAAGAAGAGAACGTTTGTACCGCCGAAGGCCACCGAAATGCATAAACTATCATCCGGAAGAATTGGAGATCAAAGTTTGCGGTAGCGCGAGTCGTTCTTGGAATTCTCCCTTCGTGATATTTACCGCGATTACGACTGTCGTTCTTACGTCCCGATTGGCGTGA
- the LOC116434693 gene encoding voltage-dependent calcium channel subunit alpha-2/delta-3 isoform X3: MSEIQRKYHEMNAEIVKKDGLVLVREMAAEVKNMLDFKMNAVMRLVESAEQAAVSAPRDGNVSPKYYSSQRFDTFSGDGKSSATGQENFLFSSRHFDHLPINLTFSTVLMPAGIKDDYREVTADIQWSEYLDLLFVNNYESDPSLSWQYYGATSGFLRRFPAISWPPSEERASNSKRTASRVLRDVYDFRISNWFVGAANSPKDLAILVDIECYASERIKRLTVATVQTILDTLGPNDYANVYRYGDTAEEIVQCFKDSLVQASPENVQELKIAASSLKHEETPTNISAALGTVFEILHRYNRTGQGSQCNQAIMLITADNAGLPTDVIKRYNWPHMPVRIFTYLVGGDKSPELHDTACANKGFYTRITHLEEIKSKVFEYVKVLARPMVLYQHDHPIHWSPVYVGGKSGRYGREDNGQLMTSVTAPILDRRNYTVKTANLLGIVGTDVPVEEIQKLVPPYKLGVNGYSFIVDNNGRVLYHPDLRPLPGSIDYEETLKPTYVSVDLSEVELAEHDDPSHPLNNSLLLDLRHDMIDQKEGETGFAIKIHYDNMRRVTIRRHNYFYKPIEGTPFSLGLALPDVYGMFELLAEQEIKHAIINVTEYFKGSNWKVHPDWVYCEYNSASEKWFSTPEERVLYFLSRTRSPGWKWMSLRPRSPSSHHKQASKPDKDSYYCDKRLVQSLVLDALVTDGFDKRGAMHKEENQSPIAILMALLHSQGKGRFGVTRSFIATRSGLFRWHEHQQSNEEPTDEPPFAEKYVRAMDSSWYKRAVDQHSIEPESFVFSVPFDAADSPNPLVTATHAVFIGKGHKAPAAVVGLQFQHSSLASHFINITSTCSGTDCKKTCASEELDCYILDNNGFIIISERHDHTGKFFGEIDGTIMDSLVQDKIFRKVTVTDYQGKCNPQESHQSAAPKTFPESVATTVAIFGHMLWNLVFGFNMQNLWQIVFALAGESVRNFDDDTIFPDTPEKARELASLVDADSTGEPFTDENQIFPRLPSVAAASPASPGSTRATSAYYPQRKLRTCEKKTDLYILQPERLNTSGLSDPLKGKLTNCHVTGCERPFSVQKIRHTNLILLVVDTLCPCGSKQLSIEPIEALAKTGACTARRERLYRRRPPKCINYHPEELEIKVCGSASRSWNSPFVIFTAITTVVLTSRLA; encoded by the exons ATGAGCGAGATACAGAGG AAGTATCACGAAATGAACGCCGAGATTGTGAAGAAGGACGGCCTAGTCTTGGTACGGGAAATGGCAGCCGAGGTGAAGAATATGTTGGACTTTAAGATGAACGCTGTCATG AGGTTGGTGGAGAGCGCCGAGCAAGCAGCTGTATCCGCGCCTAGAGACGGAAACGTATCGCCCAAGTATTATTCGTCGCAACGCTTCGATACTTTTTCGGGAGACGGGAAATCCTCGGCGACCGGTCAGGAGAATTTTCTCTTCTCCAGTCGGCACTTTGACCATTTGCCAATCAATCTCACGTTCTCGACAGTGTTGATGCCTGCCGGAATCAAAGACGATT ATCGCGAAGTAACCGCAGACATTCAATGGAGCGAATATTTGGATTTGTTATTCGTAAACAACTACGAGAGCGATCCTTCTCTGTCCTGGCAGTACTATGGCGCGACTTCCGGATTCTTGCGACGTTTTCCGG CAATCTCTTGGCCCCCCTCCGAGGAACGAGCATCCAACTCGAAAAGAACCGCGAGTCGCGTCCTGCGAGATGTCTACGACTTTCGCATCTCGAATTGGTTTGTCGGAGCTGCAAACAGTCCGAAAGACTTGGCTATACTAGTCGATATCGAATGCTACGCGTCCGAAAGGATCAAACGATTAACCGTAGCCACCGTTCAAACTATCCTTGACACTTTGGGCCCCAACGACTACGCGAACGTTTATCGTTACGGCGATACGGCGGAGGAGATTGTTCAATGCTTCAAAGACAGTTTAGTTCAAGCATCCCCGGAGAATGTACAAGAGCTGAAAATAGCGGCCAGCTCGCTGAAACACGAAGAAACGCCGACAAACATATCGGCTGCCCTTGGGACTGTTTTCGAGATTCTTCATAGATACAACAGGACAGGACAAGGAAGTCAATGTAACCAAGCGATTATGCTGATCACTGCGGATAACGCCGGATTACCTACGGACGTGATCAAACGATACAATTGGCCTCACATGCCTGTTCGTATCTTTACGTATCTCGTAGGCGGCGACAAGAGCCCAGAATTGCACGATACCGCTTGTGCCAACAAAG GATTTTATACGAGAATCACGCACCTCGAAGAAATCAAGAGCAAAGTCTTTGAATACGTAAAGGTCCTCGCACGTCCCATGGTACTTTACCAGCACGACCATCCTATTCACTGGAGTCCAGTTTACGTCGGTGGCAAA AGCGGCAGATACGGCAGAGAAGATAACGGCCAGCTAATGACATCGGTCACAGCACCCATTTTAGATCGTCGAAATTACACG GTGAAAACAGCCAATTTGTTGGGTATCGTCGGCACCGATGTACCCGTCGAAGAAATACAAAAACTCGTCCCTCCTTACAAG TTGGGCGTCAATGGATATTCCTTCATAGTCGACAATAATGGTCGAGTTTTATATCATCCGGACTTGCGCCCTTTG CCCGGAAGCATAGAT TACGAAGAAACATTGAAACCTACGTACGTAAGCGTAGATTTGTCGGAAGTCGAGCTCGCCGAGCACGATGATCCGTCGCACCCATTGAACAATTCCCTTCTTCTCGAC TTGAGGCATGATATGATCGATCAAAAGGAAGGAGAGACTGGTTTCGCGATCAAAATTCATTACGACAACATG AGAAGAGTTACCATTAGACGAcacaattacttttataagCCGATCGAGGGTACGCCGTTTTCGTTGGGTCTGGCATTGCCCGATGTTTACGGCATGTTCGAACTGTTGGCCGAACAAGAAATTAAACATGCCATTATAAACG TGACCGAATACTTCAAGGGAAGCAATTGGAAGGTTCACCCCGATTGGGTGTACTGCGAATACAATTCGGCTTCGGAAAAATGGTTTTCTACCCCGGAAGAACGCGTTCTATATTTTCTCTCTCGAACGCGAAGTCCGGGGTGGAAATGGATGTCCTTGAGACCAAGGAGTCCAAGCTCGCACCACAAACAAGCGAGCAAGCCCGACAAAGATTCGTACTACT GTGATAAGAGATTAGTGCAGTCTCTAGTGTTGGACGCGTTGGTTACCGATGGCTTCGACAAAAGAGGTGCGATGCACAAAGAGGAGAATCAAAG CCCTATTGCCATACTGATGGCTCTGCTGCACAG TCAAGGAAAAGGCAGATTCGGCGTGACACGGAGCTTCATAGCGACCAGAAGCGGTCTGTTTCGTTGGCACGAGCATCAGCAAAGCAACGAAGAACCTACCGATGAACC ACCGTTTGCCGAGAAGTACGTGAGAGCAATGGATTCCTCGTGGTACAAACGTGCCGTCGATCAGCATTCGATAGAACCGGAAAGTTTCGTTTTCAGCGTGCCCTTTGATGCCG CCGACAGCCCCAATCCTTTGGTCACTGCTACGCACGCGGTATTCATCGGGAAAGGACACAAGGCACCAGCGGCGGTCGTTGGTCTTCAATTTCAACATTCTTCGTTGGCATCCCACTTTATCAATATTACTTCCACG TGTAGCGGCACGGATTGTAAAAAAACTTGTGCTTCCGAAGAACTGGACTGTTACATTTTGGACAATAACGGATTCATAATCATCAGTGAGCGGCACGATCACACCGGTAAATTTTTCGGGGAAATCGACGGTACCATTATGGATTCCTTGGTTCAAGACAAGATTTTCAG GAAGGTGACGGTGACCGACTATCAGGGAAAATGTAATCCTCAAGAGTCTCATCAGTCCGCGGCCCCAAAAACTTTCCCCGAATCTGTCGCCACAACGGTCGCCATATTCGGACACATGCTTTGGAACTTGGTATTCGGTTTCAATATGCAAAACTTGTGGCAGATCGTTTTCGCGCTAGCCGGCGAGTCGGTGCGGAATTTCGACG ACGACACGATTTTCCCAGATACACCGGAGAAGGCACGGGAACTCGCTTCGCTCGTGGATGCGGACTCTACCGGTGAACCGTTCACGGACGAGAACCAAATATTTCCCAGGCTTCCGTCGGTCGCTGCTGCGTCTCCCGCCTCTCCTGGCTCGACACGGGCCACGTCCGCTTACTACCCGCAACGGAAACTGAGAACCTGCGAGAAGAAAACCGATCTGTACATTTTACAACCCGAACGGCTCAACACTAGCGGGCTGAGCGATCCTCTGAAGGGAAAATTGACAAACTGTCACGTAACCGGCTGTGAAAG ACCGTTCAGCGTACAGAAAATTCGACACACGAATCTGATACTGTTGGTGGTGGATACTTTGTGTCCATGCGGTAGTAAACAGCTTAGCATCGAACCCATAGAAGCGCTCGCAAAGACCGGAGCTTGCACCGCAAGAAGAGAACGTTTGTACCGCCGAAGGCCACCGAAATGCATAAACTATCATCCGGAAGAATTGGAGATCAAAGTTTGCGGTAGCGCGAGTCGTTCTTGGAATTCTCCCTTCGTGATATTTACCGCGATTACGACTGTCGTTCTTACGTCCCGATTGGCGTGA
- the LOC116434693 gene encoding voltage-dependent calcium channel subunit alpha-2/delta-3 isoform X2 — protein MFLPVKRFFRCGVLLVLLWIKSSYQQEEDIPHIEVKNWALKFGVDLWEFGKQVTKMSEIQRKYHEMNAEIVKKDGLVLVREMAAEVKNMLDFKMNAVMRLVESAEQAAVSAPRDGNVSPKYYSSQRFDTFSGDGKSSATGQENFLFSSRHFDHLPINLTFSTVLMPAGIKDDYREVTADIQWSEYLDLLFVNNYESDPSLSWQYYGATSGFLRRFPAISWPPSEERASNSKRTASRVLRDVYDFRISNWFVGAANSPKDLAILVDIECYASERIKRLTVATVQTILDTLGPNDYANVYRYGDTAEEIVQCFKDSLVQASPENVQELKIAASSLKHEETPTNISAALGTVFEILHRYNRTGQGSQCNQAIMLITADNAGLPTDVIKRYNWPHMPVRIFTYLVGGDKSPELHDTACANKGFYTRITHLEEIKSKVFEYVKVLARPMVLYQHDHPIHWSPVYVGGKSGRYGREDNGQLMTSVTAPILDRRNYTVKTANLLGIVGTDVPVEEIQKLVPPYKLGVNGYSFIVDNNGRVLYHPDLRPLPGSIDYEETLKPTYVSVDLSEVELAEHDDPSHPLNNSLLLDLRHDMIDQKEGETGFAIKIHYDNMRRVTIRRHNYFYKPIEGTPFSLGLALPDVYGMFELLAEQEIKHAIINVTEYFKGSNWKVHPDWVYCEYNSASEKWFSTPEERVLYFLSRTRSPGWKWMSLRPRSPSSHHKQASKPDKDSYYCDKRLVQSLVLDALVTDGFDKRGAMHKEENQSQGKGRFGVTRSFIATRSGLFRWHEHQQSNEEPTDEPPFAEKYVRAMDSSWYKRAVDQHSIEPESFVFSVPFDAADSPNPLVTATHAVFIGKGHKAPAAVVGLQFQHSSLASHFINITSTCSGTDCKKTCASEELDCYILDNNGFIIISERHDHTGKFFGEIDGTIMDSLVQDKIFRKVTVTDYQGKCNPQESHQSAAPKTFPESVATTVAIFGHMLWNLVFGFNMQNLWQIVFALAGESVRNFDDDTIFPDTPEKARELASLVDADSTGEPFTDENQIFPRLPSVAAASPASPGSTRATSAYYPQRKLRTCEKKTDLYILQPERLNTSGLSDPLKGKLTNCHVTGCERPFSVQKIRHTNLILLVVDTLCPCGSKQLSIEPIEALAKTGACTARRERLYRRRPPKCINYHPEELEIKVCGSASRSWNSPFVIFTAITTVVLTSRLA, from the exons atgtttttacCCGTCAAAAGATTCTTTCGCTGCGGAGTGTTGTTAGTACTGTTATGGATCAAATCGAGTTACCAACAGGAAGAAGACATACCTCATATCGA AGTAAAAAACTGGGCCCTGAAATTCGGCGTAGACTTGTGGGAGTTTGGCAAACAGGTCACGAAAATGAGCGAGATACAGAGG AAGTATCACGAAATGAACGCCGAGATTGTGAAGAAGGACGGCCTAGTCTTGGTACGGGAAATGGCAGCCGAGGTGAAGAATATGTTGGACTTTAAGATGAACGCTGTCATG AGGTTGGTGGAGAGCGCCGAGCAAGCAGCTGTATCCGCGCCTAGAGACGGAAACGTATCGCCCAAGTATTATTCGTCGCAACGCTTCGATACTTTTTCGGGAGACGGGAAATCCTCGGCGACCGGTCAGGAGAATTTTCTCTTCTCCAGTCGGCACTTTGACCATTTGCCAATCAATCTCACGTTCTCGACAGTGTTGATGCCTGCCGGAATCAAAGACGATT ATCGCGAAGTAACCGCAGACATTCAATGGAGCGAATATTTGGATTTGTTATTCGTAAACAACTACGAGAGCGATCCTTCTCTGTCCTGGCAGTACTATGGCGCGACTTCCGGATTCTTGCGACGTTTTCCGG CAATCTCTTGGCCCCCCTCCGAGGAACGAGCATCCAACTCGAAAAGAACCGCGAGTCGCGTCCTGCGAGATGTCTACGACTTTCGCATCTCGAATTGGTTTGTCGGAGCTGCAAACAGTCCGAAAGACTTGGCTATACTAGTCGATATCGAATGCTACGCGTCCGAAAGGATCAAACGATTAACCGTAGCCACCGTTCAAACTATCCTTGACACTTTGGGCCCCAACGACTACGCGAACGTTTATCGTTACGGCGATACGGCGGAGGAGATTGTTCAATGCTTCAAAGACAGTTTAGTTCAAGCATCCCCGGAGAATGTACAAGAGCTGAAAATAGCGGCCAGCTCGCTGAAACACGAAGAAACGCCGACAAACATATCGGCTGCCCTTGGGACTGTTTTCGAGATTCTTCATAGATACAACAGGACAGGACAAGGAAGTCAATGTAACCAAGCGATTATGCTGATCACTGCGGATAACGCCGGATTACCTACGGACGTGATCAAACGATACAATTGGCCTCACATGCCTGTTCGTATCTTTACGTATCTCGTAGGCGGCGACAAGAGCCCAGAATTGCACGATACCGCTTGTGCCAACAAAG GATTTTATACGAGAATCACGCACCTCGAAGAAATCAAGAGCAAAGTCTTTGAATACGTAAAGGTCCTCGCACGTCCCATGGTACTTTACCAGCACGACCATCCTATTCACTGGAGTCCAGTTTACGTCGGTGGCAAA AGCGGCAGATACGGCAGAGAAGATAACGGCCAGCTAATGACATCGGTCACAGCACCCATTTTAGATCGTCGAAATTACACG GTGAAAACAGCCAATTTGTTGGGTATCGTCGGCACCGATGTACCCGTCGAAGAAATACAAAAACTCGTCCCTCCTTACAAG TTGGGCGTCAATGGATATTCCTTCATAGTCGACAATAATGGTCGAGTTTTATATCATCCGGACTTGCGCCCTTTG CCCGGAAGCATAGAT TACGAAGAAACATTGAAACCTACGTACGTAAGCGTAGATTTGTCGGAAGTCGAGCTCGCCGAGCACGATGATCCGTCGCACCCATTGAACAATTCCCTTCTTCTCGAC TTGAGGCATGATATGATCGATCAAAAGGAAGGAGAGACTGGTTTCGCGATCAAAATTCATTACGACAACATG AGAAGAGTTACCATTAGACGAcacaattacttttataagCCGATCGAGGGTACGCCGTTTTCGTTGGGTCTGGCATTGCCCGATGTTTACGGCATGTTCGAACTGTTGGCCGAACAAGAAATTAAACATGCCATTATAAACG TGACCGAATACTTCAAGGGAAGCAATTGGAAGGTTCACCCCGATTGGGTGTACTGCGAATACAATTCGGCTTCGGAAAAATGGTTTTCTACCCCGGAAGAACGCGTTCTATATTTTCTCTCTCGAACGCGAAGTCCGGGGTGGAAATGGATGTCCTTGAGACCAAGGAGTCCAAGCTCGCACCACAAACAAGCGAGCAAGCCCGACAAAGATTCGTACTACT GTGATAAGAGATTAGTGCAGTCTCTAGTGTTGGACGCGTTGGTTACCGATGGCTTCGACAAAAGAGGTGCGATGCACAAAGAGGAGAATCAAAG TCAAGGAAAAGGCAGATTCGGCGTGACACGGAGCTTCATAGCGACCAGAAGCGGTCTGTTTCGTTGGCACGAGCATCAGCAAAGCAACGAAGAACCTACCGATGAACC ACCGTTTGCCGAGAAGTACGTGAGAGCAATGGATTCCTCGTGGTACAAACGTGCCGTCGATCAGCATTCGATAGAACCGGAAAGTTTCGTTTTCAGCGTGCCCTTTGATGCCG CCGACAGCCCCAATCCTTTGGTCACTGCTACGCACGCGGTATTCATCGGGAAAGGACACAAGGCACCAGCGGCGGTCGTTGGTCTTCAATTTCAACATTCTTCGTTGGCATCCCACTTTATCAATATTACTTCCACG TGTAGCGGCACGGATTGTAAAAAAACTTGTGCTTCCGAAGAACTGGACTGTTACATTTTGGACAATAACGGATTCATAATCATCAGTGAGCGGCACGATCACACCGGTAAATTTTTCGGGGAAATCGACGGTACCATTATGGATTCCTTGGTTCAAGACAAGATTTTCAG GAAGGTGACGGTGACCGACTATCAGGGAAAATGTAATCCTCAAGAGTCTCATCAGTCCGCGGCCCCAAAAACTTTCCCCGAATCTGTCGCCACAACGGTCGCCATATTCGGACACATGCTTTGGAACTTGGTATTCGGTTTCAATATGCAAAACTTGTGGCAGATCGTTTTCGCGCTAGCCGGCGAGTCGGTGCGGAATTTCGACG ACGACACGATTTTCCCAGATACACCGGAGAAGGCACGGGAACTCGCTTCGCTCGTGGATGCGGACTCTACCGGTGAACCGTTCACGGACGAGAACCAAATATTTCCCAGGCTTCCGTCGGTCGCTGCTGCGTCTCCCGCCTCTCCTGGCTCGACACGGGCCACGTCCGCTTACTACCCGCAACGGAAACTGAGAACCTGCGAGAAGAAAACCGATCTGTACATTTTACAACCCGAACGGCTCAACACTAGCGGGCTGAGCGATCCTCTGAAGGGAAAATTGACAAACTGTCACGTAACCGGCTGTGAAAG ACCGTTCAGCGTACAGAAAATTCGACACACGAATCTGATACTGTTGGTGGTGGATACTTTGTGTCCATGCGGTAGTAAACAGCTTAGCATCGAACCCATAGAAGCGCTCGCAAAGACCGGAGCTTGCACCGCAAGAAGAGAACGTTTGTACCGCCGAAGGCCACCGAAATGCATAAACTATCATCCGGAAGAATTGGAGATCAAAGTTTGCGGTAGCGCGAGTCGTTCTTGGAATTCTCCCTTCGTGATATTTACCGCGATTACGACTGTCGTTCTTACGTCCCGATTGGCGTGA